ATGCGCGCCACCGCAGCGACGCCTTCAGCTTCACGCGCCCCTTCGCGCTGACCGCAATCGCGAACACGCTCGCGTTCTGGAACCGCGAGCAGCTCGGCATCGCCTTGACGCCCGGCATCGACGAGGTCTCACTCGCGCTGATCGCCGATGCATGGTCGCGAACCTATCGCTCGCGCGCCCTCACCTTCGCCGCCACGCCGCAGGTTCAGAAGAGCCGCGGCGGTCTCGGCATCCTGCCGGAGCGGATCGCCGACGATTGGCCGGCACACCAGACGCTGCCGGATACCGTCACCTCGCCGCCAGCGCAGGCACTGGACGAGACGCTGCGCGCGATCGAGACGCGCTATGGATCGCGCACGGCCGACTTCGTGGCGATGCAGCTAGAATATCCGCGATAGCGGCAGTAAAGATTTGTTCGACATGAGCAAGCCGCATTGGCGTCCCGCACGCGCGTCCGATCTCGCTGCGATCAGCGCGATCGCGGCGCGAATCCATCCTGGTCTGTTCGAGCGAACCGACGTGCTCGCGGAGAAGATGCGGCTTTGTCCCGATGGATGCCGCGTGCTCGCTGCGGACGAAGCGATCGTCGGCTACGGGCTCGCCCATCCCTGGAAGCAACATCGGATTCCACCGCTCGACGGCTTCCTCACTGGATTGCCCCACGATGCGGACTGCCTCTACGTGCATGATGTCGCCGTGCTGCCCGACGCCCGCGGCGGTGTCGCACGCGCCTATATCGCGATGATCGAGCAACTCGCGCGCGCATCCGGCATCACGGCGCTGGCGCTGGTCTCGGTCTATGCCACGCAGCCGCTGTGGCAACGCCTCGGCTTTCGGCCCGTGGCGGCAGACGCGGAATTGCGTACGAAGCTCGCCTCCTACGGCGAGGGCGCGACCTACATGCTTCGCGATCTCGCTGCGGCGTGACGCCCTTCCCGGTCGCGGCTCACGCGGGCGTGAAGCCGCCCGCTCGAACCGGCTTCGGCCGGCCTCCGTCGAAGAAACGTGCGGACCGTTCCGGTCTCGCCGAACCGAGACTGGAGACCTTCCATGAAGCTCACATTGTCGAAAGTTGCTTTGATTGCATTCGCTGCGACGGCCGCGTTCAGCGCGACCAGTGCCAACGCCACGCAGTACCGGGCCTACGGCTGCGAGTTCGCCTTCTTCGAGGGCTGTGCCGGTCTGGTCGAGGTGCCGAACCAGGGCGGACGGCGCGCTCGTACCGCTCCCGATATCTCGCCCGTCTACATGAAGCAGACCGACCCGCGCTACAATTCGGTGCTGCATGACGCCGGTGGTGGCGGCGGCGGAGGTGGCGGTGGTGGTGGCGGCGGCGGCCGCTGAGCCCACCGGACTTTTCCGATGATGTCGCCGGTGCGATCCGGCGGCATCATTGCCGTCCGGACTGGATGACGAGGCTCACCCGCGACGCTTCTTCTTCGCCTTCTTGCCTCCCGCACCCTTGACGGGCCATGGCGTGACTGAAGGCTCCGCGTGGGCCGGCTTGTTTCGCTGCTTGTTCTTCCTTCCGAAGGAAGGAGCCTCGTCGACTCTCGGACCGCGCTCGCCGTGAGCCTTGTCGCGCGGCTTGAATGCTTTTGTGTCGCGTGCGCGATCTTCACGACGCGGGCGGCGATCGGCATCGGCGCTCTCGCGCCGGGGCGTATATGACCTCTCCTCCGACGGCGCCTGCCGCTGCGGCGCCTCCGCCATCGGCTCGATGCGGATGCTGTCTTCCTTGTCCGGACGCTTGATCTTGGCGGCGAAGGACTCCGCCACGCGCTCGGAAATCTCGAACTCGGTGGTGGTGTCCATGATCTTGATGGCGCCGATGTCGCGCTTGTCGATGCCGCCGCGGCGGCAGATCATCGGCAGCAGCCAGCGCGCCTCCGCATTCTTGCGCCGACCGATCGCGGCGCGGAACCAGACGCTGCCCTCTGCCATATTGTGCTTCGACGATCCCTTGCCGGGCTTCGATCGCGACTTGCCAGGACGATCCTCGTCATCCGCACCTTGAAATTTGTCGCGACCGCGATCCTCCCGCGGCTTGCCGCTGCGTTCGCCGGGATCGAGGATGTCTTCGGGGGACGGCAGCCGTGCCCGATAAAGCCGCGCCAGCGCGGCGGCGATGTCCTCCGCCGACCGCTCGGCCAACAGCGCCTGCGCCAGCACCAGATCGTCCGGCGTCGTCTCCTCCGTGAACAACACGTCCTTCATGCGGGCGTGGTCGAGCTTGCGGATTTCGTCGGCCTGCGGCGCGGTGCCCCAGTCCGCATCGATGCCGGAAACATTGAGCAGCAGCTCGGCGCGCCGCCGCCGTGCCGGCGGCACGAGAAGAACGCTGGTGCCCTTGCGGCCCGCGCGCCCGGTACGGCCGGAGCGATGCTGCATCACCTCGGCGTCATTGGGCAGATCGGCATGGATGACGAGGTCGAGGCTCGGCAGATCGATGCCGCGGGCGGCAACGTCGGTCGCAACGCAAACACGGGAACGTCCGTCGCGGAGCGACTGCAGCGCCATGGTGCGCTC
This genomic stretch from Bradyrhizobium daqingense harbors:
- a CDS encoding DEAD/DEAH box helicase: MSLPALTPPLARALAERNYDSLTPVQLAVLAHEATSRDLLVSAQTGSGKTVAYGLAIARNLLDDAERFGQAAAPLALIVAPTRELALQVQRELAWLYGHAGGRVVSCVGGMDPRREQRELAAGAHIVVGTPGRLCDHLRRGRLDISELKAVVLDEADEMLNLGFREDMEFILETTPETRRTLLFSATFPRGIVALARQYQRDAFRIEVAGDEGGHADIEYRAIRIAPGDIEHAVVNMLRFYEAPSALVFCSTRDAVRHLQAALLERGFSVVALSGELTQNERTMALQSLRDGRSRVCVATDVAARGIDLPSLDLVIHADLPNDAEVMQHRSGRTGRAGRKGTSVLLVPPARRRRAELLLNVSGIDADWGTAPQADEIRKLDHARMKDVLFTEETTPDDLVLAQALLAERSAEDIAAALARLYRARLPSPEDILDPGERSGKPREDRGRDKFQGADDEDRPGKSRSKPGKGSSKHNMAEGSVWFRAAIGRRKNAEARWLLPMICRRGGIDKRDIGAIKIMDTTTEFEISERVAESFAAKIKRPDKEDSIRIEPMAEAPQRQAPSEERSYTPRRESADADRRPRREDRARDTKAFKPRDKAHGERGPRVDEAPSFGRKNKQRNKPAHAEPSVTPWPVKGAGGKKAKKKRRG
- a CDS encoding GNAT family N-acetyltransferase yields the protein MSKPHWRPARASDLAAISAIAARIHPGLFERTDVLAEKMRLCPDGCRVLAADEAIVGYGLAHPWKQHRIPPLDGFLTGLPHDADCLYVHDVAVLPDARGGVARAYIAMIEQLARASGITALALVSVYATQPLWQRLGFRPVAADAELRTKLASYGEGATYMLRDLAAA